AGCCAAAGGTGCTATAGCCTGTTTACTGATCTTCACATCCCAATCCCTGTCGACTTatcattcacttcttcggccatcggcttcaagaactggtggtcaatgtggaagactcatgtctttCGGAAAGCCTATGGGCCAATGCTGCAACAGATtaacgctgagtatgaagcccctgaggaagaaGTATTACCATCAGTTTAGTACTTCTTCATGACTCCGCTTAACCCTTTCTCTAATTTTGTTTGTTttctctgcagcaggaggatggtctgGAGCCTAAGAACGATGACGGCTCCACCTTCAAGTTTTTACCGGTTGCTCCCGTGGCCCTCTTTGCCAAGAACGCACCTCCCCTGTCAAAGGTCAtaatgcggatccagcctgattctacgaaaTCAGCTTCCAAGCGAAAATGAGTTTCCGACgctgctgccccccgagcctaggtgaaggcgaagaagatgaCTGTTAGGAAGATTCGGAAGGAGGCCGGACCATCTTCTATGGATCAAGAAACTCCGAACGTCAACCAGGTTTGGATTGTCCCTTTATAATTGGTCCTCTGAATATGTATACTTTGACTcaattgctctttccttgcttgcaggctgatatcgtGGATATTTCCAACGGGGAAGAGCAAGGGCGCCAAGAAGACCCAACCCTACAGGTTCCAAAGAATCCTATGACAGAAATCAACATCTTGGTCAACCTCCAGGATCCGATCCTAGAAACTCCTGAGAATCTTGCAACAATAGTTGATACTCTGGTCAACCTTCAGgagctgcaggagccgattgccACCTCATCGGATATCAATCCTTCTCTAGAACAGGTgcgtctgcaggagccgattgtcacctcaccggctatcaatccttctcCAGAAAAGGTGTGTTATATCTCTGTGCCgtttgcatcttcctttccctgTACCATACTAATCTTTTGCCTTCTCGTCAAGGCTTGAACATCTCGGAGCTGCTCTCATTTGACCCTGCATCCGTTCGCTCGGCCATACTCGAAACAGATGAGCATCCACCATAGCCGACGGGTGTCGCCAGCCAACTTCTCCGCATAAAGGGCCTGCTATCGGCTCCAATTGATGCTTTGGTCTAGGATTCCGACGGAGTGAGgcaaattcttgaggagatcaagcccCAACTCCTAGAAgaccttcagatcaagctctagCCAACCGAACATCTTCTTTCGTTCGAGCAAGGGTAGAAAAGGCTCGATAGAGGATTGAAGCCCGTCGCTCACAAGCCCCCTTGAAAGCCaatattgccgagaggtgccaactgctcaacaagaagaaggcggcTTTGGAAGCCAAAACTGACACTTCTGCACATTCTCAAAGACTTCgacttctggagaaggagttggaagacctcaaggcaaagGTCCGGGCAACTGAGCAAcgcatccaggaagagaagaacctcATAGCCCGATCCAAACAAGAAGCAGAGGACCTGACTGCCCAGTTGAAGATAGAACCCACAGAGCTAAGTGTTTTGAGTCGGCAGATAGTGTTAGGtgaggacaaggatgatgaagcagtgattgttGAAGCTGATCGCGTCCGTCTTGAGGCTATCGCAGCCATCAACGAGTTCCTTCAGTACATTACTTTGTAATCACCTCCTATAGCCCGTTGTCGTTCAAAACCTGCATGTACTCAAATTATAGTTCTAAAGTCGATagttatacatcggctatttgatcAACTTAGTGTGTTGGGTAAAAATTCTATTTACAGGCCGACTGAACGTATCGGCCCCTTTTCTTGTATGCAACCTGATgcgtaacatcggctttcacttgtacgggccaactgaaCGTATCAGCTCACAGCCCGATGTGTAGCATCGGCTTTCGCTCGTACGGACCAACTGAACATATCGGCTCACAGCCTGATATGTAGCATTGGCTTTTGCTTGTACGGACCAATCTGTACGTATCGGctcacagcctgatgcgtagcatcggctttgtTACCCACCATCTTTATCATCAATTCGTAAGTACCGACTCACAGCTTGATGCGTAGCATGAgctttattgcccatcatcccacatacttgggaagtatttcttgagatgttgaccgttgacggccactggaaacttgacgccatctaactcctcaagcatatatgtgttcccaggtaggacttggtcaactctataaggcccatgccaattcggagaccacttgccatatgctgcatccttagtccccaacgGTAACACCACTTCCCAAACCATATCTccgacttggaattcttttggcttgactttcttgttgtatgcgcgggctaccttggtcttattttctttgatcttctcaagtgaccaaagtctaaGCTCCATAAGGTCTTTGGTGTTGTCGTCAGAGTGGCATATTCCTCagctgttaggtcattttggaactctatacGTCTCaagccggccgtaatctcccacgATAATACGGCCTCCTatccatacactaggtgataaggtgAAGTTTTCGTTGCTCCATGGCACAAaacacggtatgcccacaatgcctctgataagacttcatgccaatgcctaggatgctcatcaatctttctcttgatcaacttgataaggctctgattggacgcctcAGCTTGTctatttgcttgagcatagtatggagacgacctgatcagcttgatgcccatgtcagtagcgaattTTTTCaactcctctgatatgaagactgaccctccatctgttgtgatggtctgaggaatcccgaacctgtgaatgacatgttctttaacaaaattgatgatatccttagatgctactgacttcatagggacAGACTCtatccacttggtaaaatagtctgtgatggccaagataaactggtggcctttgctggatggaggattaattttgccgatcatgtccataccccagcctctgaatggccatggtttgatgatagggttcattactgatgctGGTACCATTTGTATCTTCCCAAATCTCTGACAGGTCTGACATCGTTTATAATAattgaaacaatcttcaagtatggtgggccagtaatacaccgatcgcctaatcagccacttcatcttatgagccgattggtgagtcccacaagtgccttcgtggacctcatgtaagagccgattggattcaattggccccaagcatttgaccaacaatccttctaaagtcctgtagaacatgtcatctcctatcaggacgtacttcatggccttgtaagACTGACTCCAACAGGTGATCTATTTGATCCTTTAGACCTAAAATGGGCCGAGAAACAAGTTTGTAGGCCTCCAACAGCTGACCGAAACACGCGATCCAAAAATAGAGCAGCTCCCGGCGCGACCCAGAAATAGATCGCCTTCGGCCGCGACCCAGTACCAACGGCCCACCCTCGGAATAGAGAGAGAAAGTGGATCGAGCGGCACCAACACCGACGGGTGAGCTCTGGCGGCGACGACCGCCCCTATCCTGCGTTTGCGTCGGCGGCGAGGTACCTCCAGACTTGATTCCTCTTTCCTGATTCGATCCCCTCGTCTTGTCTGAGTTGACCTGGTGATGAGGAGAGATTCACGGGCAGGGGCGGACTCAGGGCCGTAGTCGCCGGGCGGCCAGGCTGGTGCCCCGGCGCTCCGCCCCCAGCTAGCTCACTTGCCTCTCAACTACTTCGGTTCTCCGATGTCTCTACAGACCGGCACCGCTTCTGCAGATTAACTCTAGTCCCGGCGAGCCCCCAACCAATCCTGCAGCAGCAGGCAGTGGGCAGTGACCACCGCGGATGGCCACCGCCTGGCCAGGCTGCAGCGTGCGTGTGCCAAGTTTGTTCTGAACTTTAGGCTATGCCAGCGACAAAGCATGAGTGACAAAAACTACGGATTACTTTTATTGGTTTGCATGACTAATGACTTCTTGTTTAAATTGCAAAATTGTTACGTTTATGCAGTTTAAATGGCTTCTTGTTTACTTGCATCCTTTAGTGAGCCAATGATACGGTCTATGCAGTTTAGGCTGgattttttttgtttgtttgattCAAAGTTTATTTGCTATGATTAGAATGGAGTATGGTCAGTCAGGAGAGGAGGATTTACAAGAATTGTTTCACCACAATGATGGAGCCTCCTCACATGGTGTTCCAATGGATGATGTAGATATTGCTACTGCTGCACAGGTAGGATTGTGAGGCTATTTGTTAGTTAATCTTCTTGTCCTGATCTTGCATTTGCTAGAAATTACTAGTGCTCTTGCCTATGCAGTGCAACAACATGCAAAAAGGGAAGAAACGAGTTGTGCAGAAAAATGTTGCTCGGAGGGGGTTTGCATTCACAAAGGAAGAGGACGCCGTTCTTTGTTCGGCCTACCTGAACATAAGTAAGGATGCTATTGTAGGTGTTAATCAAAACATGGGTGCCTACTGGAAGAGAATATATGATTATTATTCTGAGCACAAACCAAATGGCTCAATAAGAAGTCAGATTGGTTTACAAAAAAGATGGGGTGCCATACAGAAGGCTGTTTCTACATTTTCTGCATGCAAAAGTAAAGTGGATAGGAGAAACGAAAGTGGAAAGAATGAATATGATAGGGTAAGTACTTTGTTGATTTCTACAAAACTGTTTGTTGTTTGGGTATACGATCTAAAAAAATGTACCATTTTTAAATTTCAGATTGAGGATGCTGTGAAGATGTATGAGCAAAAGGAACCATTTCAGTTTATGCATTGTTGGAAGATTCTTCGCTATGAGGCAAAATGGAACGATAAACTGCTGGAAGTGAACAGCACGCGAAATGTTCGTAAAGAACCTGCAGCATCCGAGCCAGTAGTTACACAAGGTGCAAATGATCCAGTAGGTGATCAAGGTGCAAATGATCCACTGGGTCAACAAGGTGCAAGTGATCCACTAGAGAGACCGGAGGGTCGTGATAGTGCAAAAAGAAGAAGGGCCAAGGAAGAATCTGCATCCTCAAATGCAGCTGTTGAAGTGTTGCAGCAGATTCATCAAAAGAATGAACTGACCGAAGTGAAGCAAGATGCCCAAATGCAAGAGATTTTAAGCTTGAAGGGGGACAAAATGAAGCTTACACAACAAATGTTTGATCTGCACAAGCATGACATTGAAGTCAGGAACAAGTACAAGGAGGAGCAGCTCAATCTTACTAAACAGGACATAGAAGTCCGGGCGAAACAAAGTGAGGCACAACTCCTCACTGCAGAGCTTGGAATTATGGGAGCTGATTTAGATAAACTTTCTCCTCAAGTGAGGTCCTACTATATCACCATGCagcaggaaattatgaaacgTAGAGGCATTGGAACCTCTCAGAACTCCGATGGAGCATAGAACCTCTTGTACTGTGTGAATGTGTCACACCTATATGACTGCTAGAATAAGAATTTAAATTTGTATCTGTATTCCTTTCAGAACAGAAATTTGTACGTGTGTTTCTTCGAGAACATGAATGTGTGCGCCTATTTATTTGAGAACATGAGTTTGCAATTACAAAAATTCTGTCATGATCAAACCAGCTAGAATTCAGACCAATACATTGAGTTTGCAATTACAAAAATTCTGCCATGATCAGAGCAGCTAGAATTCAGATGGCATGTTgccatatttttattttttgcaATTGCAGAAAATCTGCCATGATCAGACCAGCTAGAATTCAGACCAATACATTGAAATTGCAATTACAAAAATTCTGCCATGATCAGAGCAGTATTTAATCAGACTAAGTATAGATTAATTCAGAACACAACCATATGATGATCTATCACTATTTCAGCTGTAAGTTCAGCCATATTACAAAAGAAGGCCACATATCTCTTACTAAAACTAATTGAGATGTTAGTTCAGATGTACTGACTCTTTGGCAAATGGTCCAGACTTCGACCCATACAATTCCCACATATGTTCAATAAGATCTTTTTTTAGTTGCTGGGCAGTGGATTTCTCTTCGATCAAAGAATAAGCTTCATTGACCTCCTCAATTGTAGGCATTGATCTGCTTGTAGTTATTGGAGGGTTAGCTGCACCTGGCCACTCTGACACGTGCACGCTTGGAAGATCAACTCCACGTTCATCCTCCACCACCATATTGTGTAGGATGACACAGGCCAGCACAATGGTGTTGAGGTCACGCCGACTCCACAAACGAGCAGCATTATGCAAAATCTTCCACTTGGCTACAAGTACTCCAAAAAATCTCTCTATGTCCTTGCGGCATTTTTCCTGCTGTGATGCAAACACCGACTGCTTGTTACTCTTTACACAACTTATGCTTTTCACTAAGGTCGCCCAATCAGGATAAATCCCGTCAGTCAGGTAGTACCCAAGGGTGTAAGTGTTACCATTGACATCAAAGTTAACAGGTGGTGTTTTGCCATTTGCCAAATCATCAAAAATAGGAGAGCGGCGCAGCACATTGATGTCGTTGTGAGATCCTGGAAGACCAAAAAATGCATGCCAACATCGCAAATCCTGTGTTGCCACTGCCTCTAGAATGACTGTAGGCTTTCCCTTATGTCCCTTGTACATCCCACCCAAACTTGTCGGACAGTTTGCCCATTCCCAATGCATGCAGTCCAGACTACCCATCATGCCAGGGAAGCCACGTGCCTTATTTTCCAATAAAATTTTTTTCAACTCAGTTTCTGTAGGAGGCCTAAGATATTTAGGTCCAAACACTTTGATTATTTCTTTAGCAAACTCCTTTACAGTTTTAAGGACGGTGCTTTCTCCCATACGCAAACCTTCATCTAGTGCATCTGCTGGCCCTCCATAAGCCAACATCCGTAAACCCACAGTGCACTTTTGTCTAGTGGAGAATCCCAACACACCAGCTGCATTTCTTTCTTGTCTGAAGAACTTACTTGCAGTTGCCAATTTGTCTTCAATCTCCAAGAAAAGGGATTGCCGCATACGGAACCTGAGCATGGAGTCATTGACAGTTTTAGGGACTGAAATTTTAACTAATGCAGTGTTACAATTGCAGTAGCAATTTACCTTCTACGGAATTCCTCGGCATTGAACAATGGCCTCTCAATAAAGTAATCATTGTTCAATTGAATGTTGCCACCAATACGGTCACGATTTTTTGTCTTGTGGCCAACAACAGAGCCTCCCCAGCGCCGTTTCTTCCTTAATGTTGAAACGACAACAGCACATGCTTCGATTTCATCATAATTAGTAGTAGCGGCAGCAGATCCACACCATGTGCGTTGATAGTAGTTAAAGGCCATGGCTGCATGAAAAATCATATCAAATTGTCACAGAGCAGTAGACAGAGTCATACACAGAGCATGAGGCGCAAGTAGGGCGCTCAGCAACAGCACAtaagggaaaaaaagaaagaaagaaaaaacagATAACACGCTTAGGAGCAAACAAGGATAGCTGAACTGATAAGAGAAAAGAAAGGCAACTCGGACGACGCACGGCCCGCTCTGCACCAAAGCACTACTTCACCTTTCAATCTTGCCAAGAGCTAAGTAGTTGATTTTCTGTAGAATTGAAATCTTCTTCTGCAATACTAACAAATAGGATGACTAATTTGATTGATCAATCCTTGTGTCTCATTTAGTCAGGTAGGGTAGTAAAAATAATGGATCTGTACAGATAATGGAGTTGAGAGCAGAAACAGCATGCCATGTGTTCTCTCAAACACTAACCTACTCCTAATTTGGTTGTTTTTTGGCTGTGCGTGCCCTCAAAAAGACCCAAGTCCAGAGAGTTGCTGGACGGAGAGATTGTTATCACCATATTTTGACCAGGTCAGAAGtgggccacggagcaagatgggcttggaagtcggtcgtgacaaagcttgcgaGTTGGGCCCGCgtggaagatggaggccataaggccgcGTAAATTAGGagtaagcagttaagattcgtgttgtgttaggttagggattggttaaagagaacaagtctacgtactataaatatgtaccatgaataaacgagaaagagaatcaatcatcatcaactctcggcgtatcgcctcccctgttttagggttcttcatcgggtaagcgccacgcgaccccgatcacgtcttgcgtgatcggggtagcgttacccttgctcgttcgcttaTACGTTGCTCGCGCTGAAGCCTTGtggatggcgagtagcgttatttatcttagcatgcgttgaataatcttttcttttggtgctttcattgtgctttATGCATCGttctcgcatgtttgatcatcgTACTCAATCGTGGGTATgatggttttatcttgtttcgtaattgtcagtagatccaatctgttatggctggtttctatgtatttagaagcttggttcaatatgtgcacgattaggccttacAAACGAATTGAATGATCCGGtagtatgctctgtatcggcttgtgcttgaatagaggttgtttgggaatcggctttccgttattctcttgctctctgtttagattgtTTTGTCGATGCTCttgtgtatctgttaggctcaattacgtgtaggatgttccgatcgtgtagtgagggcttagttgttgtgtattggattagattgcatttatgaagcaagttttatttaaatatatacatACGTACCAGTTTCcatattgcctgttccaaagatccgatccggtattgacgcaatcggctcttcatagccgataccggggaggaggtaatgagccgatcacggctcggattgacctatacgcatgtctgtgtatgcaggagttcgacacgtcacaccttcctgatcgggtgtaggatcaggtggcacgcctagcgactctcagccagggcgcgcgccagatcactgggccgttgaccgagggaccggggcccaccagccgtcccggaagcctcccggctcctcgtgttgcctgtcgctgcccgccggcgggttttgaccgacaacacattctggcacgcccggtgggaccttcttcatcgacttcgtcatcatcatcggcatcttcttcatcgacttcgtcatctttATTGACTCCGTCAGTGGTAgtcaacaagatggcaagggaggatCCGATCTCTTATGAGGAGCtttctgctgagcacaagcaaaggtacgacgaaatcaaggctcagtttgaagccgatctcatcggctctttcgagagaactcgcaaccatggtatcaggtggagaggtttttcacctgagggtgctcttgatggagtggatctgtctatcccgtccgaggatcgtaccagagctttgcggcaggaggtgaattatgcagtggctcattcgttgcaccggcattctgaaagtctggttaatgcttttgagcgtgtggctttacgggtggtccaagaaataatgaagcatcaacattctccgactggacccgctctgggaagccataagggagagTTGCCGTTCCAGACTAGGCCtcctttgccttatgcgcttgcagcagcggaatcacatggtgctccagcttacgtggtttacaaagtgggaggtgatcctacagaccaccagttcttcagcgaaccgcccaaggaaatcccacatggttacatgtgcaCATACATCCCGGATAGCAATAACCCAATGCATctctcacagaaagtagctggaggggttcctggagctgacgcggataagCAAGCTTGGTTAGCAACCTATGCTAcaggccgagtcatgatagtgtgcactcggcccccggattacaaacagcggagcagatTGGTGCTatcctgagggatcagtttggtattttgccgaaaaggagagcgatcggctatacaaagccgtatccgagtgattatgacctaattccattaccacccaaatatcggctccccgagtttaccaaattcagtggggcagaaggtgctagttctatcgaacacgtgagccgatatttggcacaattaggtatgatttctgtgtcggatccgctacgagtaaggttcttctcacaatcgcttacgggatcggccttcgggtggtacacgtcattgggtcctgactccatccgtacgtggaaacagttggaagaacaatttcatattcagtatcactcagaagctgcagatgcagggattgccgatttggcccaaatgcgacagaagcgtggagaaactgtggcggaattcattcgacgcttcagggagatgaaaaataggtgttattcaacacggatcccagaaaaggaagctgtggaattggcgtctctagggttattgaagccgattagagatctggcttttcaattagAATTTACTTCACTGgcacatctggtccagaagttgacgatgtatgagcagcgtcaccctgagctgtaccagGAAAAGTTTAAGCGCCAGGTAGCGCTAGCTgatactgaagaagccgatgactccggggaagaagcggaagtatcagtcgcagaatgggctcgtggtgcaaatcccgtatcgtgcaaatgggtaaagcaaacaggaccggcaaaggggtttgatttcgatgtaagtaaagtggaacaaatttttgatttattgctgaaagaaaaacagttgaagtttccagaaggttacaaaccccctacggcgcaagatttgaagggaagatcatattgcaaatggcatgattcttttacccacagcacaagcgactgtaaggagctccgtcggcagatccaatcggctattgagcagggccgattgatatTGGGACAGACCGCtatgaaagtcgacactcagccattccctggtgtcaatatggtggaaagtaacgatcggacggcaaggcgacagctcaatttcgcactgggcatcaacatggcgggggtggcaccATGCCGCCAGATTGGAGACGGAGAGGCCGATTCAAGCAATCGGCTCCAAAATAAAAAGAGTGAAtatgttacagaaaggcaagtaaggtacgtaaggaaccaacggccaacttcttctgatcttctcaggaagtacgaataccagtaccagcagcgcctccatcgggagtctgaggaagaggagtatgagcgccgaaccgggaagcgcctgaggaagcacgaagaagcccgcgatcattggcactgcccgttcttcaggtactgttgggattcaggtatgagccgattgcctacaatcaaggattgcccagagtgtggaccaaggaAACCGGAAGCAAGGGATTCAGTTTTCCAGCGGATAAGACCTGCCCCAATCCGGCAAGCGCGGGTTCGGTCATCACAAatggaagatgaagaggaagacaggtatcatcgtcctcgttggtgtcccgatggacttagtcgttcccagaagcgcagggttcaacggatgcgtagcttggaggaggctgAAGCTAAGcacatcgagactttaaggaaggcacgaccagatttggcagaacaagttaactatgtgcaggaaaaggagtcgcgcccgccCCGGAAGGAGTGGCGACCCAAGTCAacgaaagccgataagaaggtatcggctgatgcacacatggtttttgtgcttcctgcagagttccatgcgagGCCCCAGGAAGAGCCGTCGGTggcccaacttgatttgggacctcggccagtgatattcgagaagccgcaagctaagaattacaaacacctgaaagctttgtatcttaaggggtttattaacggtcagcccgtgaataagatgttggtggatacgggggcagcggtcaacattatgccatactcagtcctgcgccgtttggggcggtccaccgcagatttgatcaagaccaatgtcaccctaagtgattttaacggccagacttcagaagcccaaggtgtcctcagtgtggatctcaccgtcggaaacaaaactgtcccgacttcgttcttcgtcgtcaatagcaagagcacctacaatgttttacttggcagggattggatccacaccaac
The sequence above is drawn from the Panicum hallii strain FIL2 chromosome 7, PHallii_v3.1, whole genome shotgun sequence genome and encodes:
- the LOC112899535 gene encoding uncharacterized protein LOC112899535, whose protein sequence is MLRFRMRQSLFLEIEDKLATASKFFRQERNAAGVLGFSTRQKCTVGLRMLAYGGPADALDEGSHNDINVLRRSPIFDDLANGKTPPVNFDVNGNTYTLGYYLTDGIYPDWATLVKSISCVKSNKQSVFASQQEKCRKDIERFFGVLVAKWKILHNAARLWSRRDLNTIVLACVILHNMVVEDERGVDLPSVHVSEWPGAANPPITTSRSMPTIEEVNEAYSLIEEKSTAQQLKKDLIEHMWELYGSKSGPFAKESVHLN